The DNA region ATCGCGATGGCGAGATTCTGGCAGGCGACCCATTTCTCCGGCTCGGCCTCCCAGATTTGCTGGAGGGTTTTCAGGACGGCGGGTGCGTAGTCGAGATCGGAGAGCGAGCCGAAGAACGATTGCAGGAAGGCGGGGTTGCCGGCCATGGCGGCGAGGAATGGCAGCGAGAGGCCGTCGGCCACAGAGCCGGAACCCGGAACGAAATCGGACGGAAGAATGTAGTGAAGCGCTTCCGAATCCGTGGAGAGCGCTTTCAGCCGATCGGCGGAGACGGGGACAAAATTGTTCGCCGGGGCGAGGCCGGAACCGATGAAGGTGAGGCCGCCGGAGCGGGGCGAAGCGGGGTCCGTGTAGAAAAAGCGGCCGAGGTAGCGGGTGAGCTCCTGCGGGGCTGGACGGGCGAGCAATTCGCACCAGCGGGCGAGGAGGAGCCAGGCCTGGAACGAGGAATTTGCCACGCTGCCGGCGGAGCCGCCGCGGCCGGGCTGGTAGCCGGCGCGAAGGGATTTGCCGAGCTGGCTGGCGGCGGGTCCCCAGCCGAGCTTCGCCGCATAGGCGCGCTGCTGGGGAGTGGGCGGCTGGCGGAGATTCTGGGCGGGGCTGACCCCGGGCGTCGCGAAAAAGAGGACTGCGGCGAGCCCGGAAAGGCACTTTCGGAATGGGGGCGGCCGTTTCATCGAGGCAGGCCCGTCAGCCGAAGAGGCCGCGGCGCGGTGCTTTCTCGGGCTGGCGGGAGAGGGATTCCATCCGGGCGGTGTCCCGGGCGTTGACGACGGCTTCTTCCTTGCTGATCTGGCGGGTGAGATAGAGCTCGGTGAGGGCTTCGTCGATGGTGTTCATGCCCTCGCGGCCGCCGATCTCGAGGAGGCCGACGAGTTGTTCGTAGCGGCGGTCGCGAATGCAGGCGCGGATGGCGTTGTTCGCGATGAGCGTCTCGGAGGCGAGGACGCGGGAGCCGCCGCCTTCGCGCGGCAGGAGGCGCTGGGAGACGATCATTTCCAGGGCGTTGGCGAGCTGGGCGATGATCTGGGGCTGCTGGTCGCCGGGGAAGGCGTCGACCATGCGGTCGATGGCCTTGGGCGCGTCGATGGTGTGCAGGGTGCCGAGCACGAGGTGACCGGTCTCGGCGGCGGTGATGGCGGCGCGGATGGTCTCGAGATCGCGCATCTCGCCGACGAGGATGACGTCGGGATCCTGCCGGAGGACGTGGCGCAGGGCCTCGGCGAAGGAGCGGGTGTCGTTGCCGACCTCGCGCTGCTTCACGACGCTCCGGGAGTTCGGGAAGATGAATTCGATGGGGTCCTCCACGGTGATGATCATCGCCTGGCGCGTCTGGCTGATCTGTTTGACGATGGAGGCGAGGGTGGTGCTTTTGCCGGAGCCGGTGATTCCGGTGACGAGGACGAGCCCGCGCTCGATCGCGCAGGCACGCTGGATGGAGGGACGGTGGCCGAGGCTGGCGAGATCGGGAATCGCCTCCGGGATATAACGAAAGGCGGCCTCGAGGGTGCCGCGGCTGTAATGGGCGTTTCCGCGGAAGCGACCGAGGGGATTCACCTGCAGGGCGAAATCGAGCTCCCAATCCTGCTCGAGGCGGGCGCGCTGCGCCTCGGTGAGGACGTCGAGGATCATCATGCGGGCCTCCTCGGCGGAAACTTCCGGATGCGGCAGACTGACGATCTCGCCGTTCAGGCGAATGAGCGGGGGCATGCCGGCGACGATATGCAGATCGGAGGCCTGGAGACCGACGGCGTCCGCGAGAAGGGTGACGAGATCGCGCATGACGAGGATTTATCGGCGGGAGGTGAGACTGGTGATGCCGCGGAGGAGACGGGAGAGTTCGTTCGGGCGGTCGACGGAGGAAAGGGCGACGGCTTCGCTGACTTCGCCGCTCTGGCAGAGCGCGGCGATGCTGTTCAGCATGCTGCGGGCGGTGTCGTCCGGGGAGCGCTCGACGAGATCGCGCAGACCGCCGGGGCGGTTTTCCTCGATGTAGGTGCGGGCGGCGCCGACGTTTGCGAAGTATTCGACGGCGAGCCGATATCCGCCCGCGAGCGTGGGGAGAAGCCGCTGGGCGAGCACGCCGACGAGCTGGGCGGCGAACACCCGGGAGAGCATGCGGCGCTCGGCCTCGGGCAGGAGCTGCGACATGCGCTCGAGGGCGTCGGCGGTGTCGGAACCGTGGATCGTTGCCAGCACGAGGTGGCCGGTCTCCGAGGCGTGAATGGTGGCGACGGCGGAGTCCGGATCGCGGATCTCGCCGATGAACAGAACGTCCGGCGCCTGGCGCAGAGCCTGGCGGAGGCCGTCGGAAAAGGTGGCGGTGTCGATCCCGACCTCGCGCTGGGTGAAGACGCTGGCGTTGTCGCGGAACATGAACTCGATGGGATCCTCGATCGTGACGATGTGGCGAGATGAGGACTCGTTGATGTGCTCGAGGCAGGCGGCAAGCGTGGTGGATTTGCCGGAGCCAGCCGGCCCGGTGACAAGGATGATGCCGCTCTGGCGGGTGAGCCACTCGCGGAGCAGCGGGGCGGGGACGCCGAGATTGTCGAGCTCGGG from Chthoniobacterales bacterium includes:
- a CDS encoding PilT/PilU family type 4a pilus ATPase; translation: MRDLVTLLADAVGLQASDLHIVAGMPPLIRLNGEIVSLPHPEVSAEEARMMILDVLTEAQRARLEQDWELDFALQVNPLGRFRGNAHYSRGTLEAAFRYIPEAIPDLASLGHRPSIQRACAIERGLVLVTGITGSGKSTTLASIVKQISQTRQAMIITVEDPIEFIFPNSRSVVKQREVGNDTRSFAEALRHVLRQDPDVILVGEMRDLETIRAAITAAETGHLVLGTLHTIDAPKAIDRMVDAFPGDQQPQIIAQLANALEMIVSQRLLPREGGGSRVLASETLIANNAIRACIRDRRYEQLVGLLEIGGREGMNTIDEALTELYLTRQISKEEAVVNARDTARMESLSRQPEKAPRRGLFG
- a CDS encoding ATPase, T2SS/T4P/T4SS family; the encoded protein is MTLHDLCDLTVRYGASDLILHEGEPLALRINGAIARVDAESVAPEVFDALWTACGGAPETLDRDAAFLSASSERFRVNLFRNLGRRGAVLRHIRSEIPELDNLGVPAPLLREWLTRQSGIILVTGPAGSGKSTTLAACLEHINESSSRHIVTIEDPIEFMFRDNASVFTQREVGIDTATFSDGLRQALRQAPDVLFIGEIRDPDSAVATIHASETGHLVLATIHGSDTADALERMSQLLPEAERRMLSRVFAAQLVGVLAQRLLPTLAGGYRLAVEYFANVGAARTYIEENRPGGLRDLVERSPDDTARSMLNSIAALCQSGEVSEAVALSSVDRPNELSRLLRGITSLTSRR